Within the Thalassotalea ponticola genome, the region AAAGGGCGCAAAGAAAGGCGAGGCAACGTCTGTGGCGATCATGTTGCTGCCTTCTGGCATCACCGCCAATAACGGCTCGGCTAGATATTGGTATATATCTTGGGCAAAATAGGCCAAACACAAAAACACCACCAATACACTAACGACCATAGCTAATAGTCGCGAGCGCAGTTCTAAAAGGTGTTCAAACAAAGAAGAGCCTGAAGATGCATTTGTCATCGCTTATATCACTTGTTATTGCTGTTTTCGGGGTGTGAGCTTGAGTTGTTGTCTGGTGCAGAGCGCTCGCTATCAACGGCTGACGGGTCCTGATTGAGCGGATTGTGTTGTTTGGCGTAAGGGCGATTGGCATCTGCGGCTGCCGACTTGAGTTGATCAACCGAATCCTGTAGCTCAGGCGACAAATCTTTCATGCCCTGTTGTTCGGCCTTGCGCAAGTTTTCGTGTAACTCATGAATGCGCAACTCTTCTTTCAACTCGGTTTGTACCGAAGAGCTAAATTGTTTGATATTGCGAACCCAACCTCTGACCGTGCGAATGGCCACCGGCATGCGTTCCGGTCCAAGCACCACCAACGCCATGACGGCGATAACTGTCAGCTCCCAAAAACCAATATCAAACATCGACTACGCCTGATCTTTTTCTTTTGATTTGGTTTTATCTTGTTGTTGATCGGCTTGCTTTAATTGTTCAACTTTTGGTTCTGCAGAGTCTGATTTGCTGTCTTGCTCGTCATTTACCGCTTTTTTGAAGCCTTTTACCGCTGAACCTAAATCGCTACCAATGTTGCGTAACTTCTTGGTTCCGAATAATAAAATAATAATTGCAAAAATAATTAACAGTTGCC harbors:
- the tatB gene encoding Sec-independent protein translocase protein TatB, producing the protein MFDIGFWELTVIAVMALVVLGPERMPVAIRTVRGWVRNIKQFSSSVQTELKEELRIHELHENLRKAEQQGMKDLSPELQDSVDQLKSAAADANRPYAKQHNPLNQDPSAVDSERSAPDNNSSSHPENSNNK
- the tatA gene encoding Sec-independent protein translocase subunit TatA yields the protein MGMAGISIWQLLIIFAIIILLFGTKKLRNIGSDLGSAVKGFKKAVNDEQDSKSDSAEPKVEQLKQADQQQDKTKSKEKDQA